Proteins from a single region of Hordeum vulgare subsp. vulgare chromosome 6H, MorexV3_pseudomolecules_assembly, whole genome shotgun sequence:
- the LOC123405913 gene encoding uncharacterized protein LOC123405913, translated as MEPRPSPQQPPPTLTAQEWEHLLDDFAAPPPRRDRWLHLPLLDLALSSLPRRDLPSHLKPLLLAFVDDHLLPPPDPARQLPLLLASLLAFPADHPLRDHLVATVASAFASALSAPLSDPEGEAPPLAGLVGALLAAANRPNHATDRAARALACDALRALDDALPGLLADVLGHAYALASAERSPAAQSYILLLASAARGAVRLGRLGSGSSILAVSGPPVPFSVPAHLLSPLPSPPAPVPPSEQNVREIRKVLALVMERPQVLTPAAAMEVTAIVAEVATAVLEWAPAIAAHVKVQFGGMAYSSSPMLLHSVLTLFAQFPDAFGAEDERKVARRLASAACEAHRPLPVRLLALHWLLGSGRFRDSVPGLAKWFYPGMFDPLALKAKKLDCLGFVAATVDSDKVEGGSYGQQTTKLIDDGLVSVSAFRWLPAWSTETVVAFRGLHRVLVGAAPHSANDTGCSGAGELLNSTTFHHFQAMLVDMASEHRGLVPVIADFINRLLACTAHRWVGEQLLRTVDECLLPRLEPGYQLASYYPLFEKIAQNEAVPQLRLIELLTKQMASLAKKHDPDTELKSWSQGSKVVGICRIMLKHHHSSHIFLPLTHLLVRTIESFPDLEIRDHARICLRMLSCIPGKKLRNLMGIGEQPTPSHPGSMFDDPSERPAQDPNSMPTLASYIHLERVVPLIVKQSWALTLPNFSVQSRASGHILSIQDVSVTPPEQEKPPQPTIERIGYTEEALRVMDSKGAETLEILRRHFSCIPDYLHSSGGLKVKIHCTFRFDSEPFNRAWVSDSPVPSSEGEDELPALYAVTITLSSSAQFGKIPPCRVPFLLGEPPGSGVDIVPIDNCQQEESSYRASVMIELEPREPSPGLIDVEIAANTENFQVICGSLQPITVGIEDMFLKASVPPDTPKDGTTEYYQDLFHALWEACNSSSNTGRETFPLSGGKGLAAISGTRSVKLLEVTPKVLIGALERYLSPFVVSVAGRSLITILRGNGVIENVMWEESDSDAAVGADALVPYSMENNLQLQHIDDDEIGIGAQRFAHLSKRDMGVVRVLIFLPPRYHLLFSMEVGYASTLVRIRTDHWPCLAYVDEYLEALLQ; from the exons atggAGCCCCGGCCGTCgccgcagcagccgccgccgacCCTCACGGCGCAGGAGTGGGAGCACCTGCTGGACGACTTCGCCGCCCCGCCCCCTCGCCGCGACCGGTGGCTCCACCTCCCGCTGCTCGACCTTGCGCTCTCCTCGCTGCCCCGCCGCGACCTCCCCTCCCACCTCAAGCCGCTCCTCCTCGCCTTCGTTGACGACCACCTCCTCCCGCCGCCCGACCCCGCGCGCCAACTCCCGCTCCTCCTCGCCTCCCTCCTCGCCTTCCCCGCCGACCACCCGCTCCGCGACCACCTCGTCGCCACCGTCGCCTCCGCCTTCGCGTCCGCGCTCTCCGCGCCGCTGTCCGACCCGGAGGGGGAGGCCCCGCCGCTCGCGGGCCTCGTCGGCgcgctcctcgccgccgccaatcGCCCCAACCACGCCACCGACCGCGCCGCGCGCGCCCTCGCCTGCGACGCGCTCAGGGCCCTGGACGACGCCCTGCCGGGCCTCCTCGCCGACGTGCTCGGCCACGCCTACGCGCTCGCCTCCGCCGAGCGCTCCCCCGCCGCGCAGTCCTACATCCTCCTGCTCGCCTCCGCCGCGCGCGGCGCCGTCCGCCTCGGCAGGCTCGGATCCGGCTCCTCGATCCTCGCCGTCTCCGGCCCGCCCGTCCCGTTCTCCGTGCCCGCGCACCTCCTCTCCCcgctgccgtcgccgcccgctcCGGTGCCCCCCTCGGAGCAGAACGTGAGGGAGATCAGAAAGGTGCTCGCGCTGGTCATGGAGAGACCGCAGGTGCTGACTCCCGCGGCGGCAATGGAGGTCACAGCCATCGTGGCAGAGGTGGCGACGGCGGTGCTGGAGTGGGCGCCTGCCATCGCGGCGCATGTCAAGGTGCAGTTCGGTGGGATGGCGTATTCGTCGAGCCCGATGCTGCTGCACTCGGTGCTTACGCTGTTCGCCCAGTTCCCCGATGCGTTTGGGGCTGAGGATGAGCGTAAAGTGGCGCGCCGCCTAGCTTCGGCTGCCTGCGAGGCGCACCGGCCACTCCCGGTGCGATTGCTGGCGTTGCATTGGCTGCTTGGGTCCGGGAGGTTCAGAGATTCAGTGCCTGGACTTGCCAAATGGTTCTATCCTGGCATGTTCGACCCCCTGGCGCTGAAGGCCAAGAAGCTGGATTGCCTTGGATTTGTTGCTGCTACCGTTGACAGTGATAAGGTTGAAGGAGGCAGTTATGGCCAGCAGACGACCAAACTCATCGATGATGGCTTAGTCAGTGTTTCGGCCTTCAGATGGCTCCCTGCATGGAGTACTGAGACAGTTGTTGCGTTCCGAGGGCTGCACAGAGTCTTGGTTGGTGCTGCTCCTCACAGCGCCAATGACACGGGTTGCTCCGGAGCTGGTGAGCTCCTGAATTCAACTACCTTCCACCATTTCCAG GCTATGTTGGTTGATATGGCATCAGAACATCGGGGTTTAGTCCCAGTCATTGCTGATTTCATCAACCGCCTGCTGGCATGCACAGCACATCGGTGGGTTGGGGAACAGTTGCTCAGAACCGTTGACGAGTGCCTGCTTCCGAGGCTTGAACCGGGTTACCAGCTCGCGTCTTACTACCCTCTTTTTGAGAAGATTGCGCAGAATGAGGCAGTCCCTCAGCTCCGCCTAATTGAATTGCTCACCAAACAGATGGCTTCTCTTGCCAAAAAGCATGACCCGGACACAGAACTGAAGTCCTGGTCTCAGGGCAGCAAGGTTGTGGGCATTTGTCGTATCATGCTGAAGCACCATCACAGCTCTCATATATTCCTTCCCCTCACCCACTTACTCGTGCGCACCATTGAGTCATTCCCAGACCTAGAGATCCGGGATCATGCAAG GATATGTTTGCGGATGTTGTCTTGCATTCCTGGCAAAAAACTGAGGAATCTCATGGGAATTGGAGAGCAACCCACACCCTCGCATCCGGGTTCCATGTTTGATGACCCATCAGAACGCCCTGCTCAAGATCCTAACAGCATGCCTACTTTGGCATCGTACATTCATCTTGAAAGAGTTGTGCCTCTGATTGTGAAGCAGTCATGGGCCCTCACATTGCCTAATTTCAGTGTCCAGAGCAGAGCGTCTGGTCACATCCTAAGCATACAGGATGTGAGTGTGACTCCTCCAGAGCAAGAAAAGCCACCACAACCTACCATCGAGAGAATTGGGTATACAGAAGAAGCACTACGCGTGATGGATTCAAAGGGGGCTGAAACTTTGGAAATCCTTAGAAGACACTTTTCATGCATTCCTGACTACCTGCACTCATCTGGCGGTCTCAAAGTCAAAATACATTGCACATTTAGGTTTGATTCAGAGCCATTTAACAGAGCTTGGGTATCTGATTCACCTGTTCCAAGTTCTGAAGGGGAAGATGAGTTGCCTGCCCTTTATGCAGTGACAATTACCTTGTCGTCTAGTGCGCAGTTTGGAAAAATCCCCCCATGTCGTGTGCCTTTTCTTTTGGGTGAGCCTCCAGGTTCCGGTGTGGATATTGTCCCCATAGATAACTGCCAGCAGGAAGAATCAAGTTACCGTGCATCAGTAATGATAGAACTGGAGCCTCGAGAGCCATCACCTGGTCTTATTGACGTCGAAATCGCAGCAAACACAGAGAACTTCCAAGTCATTTGTGGTTCTCTTCAGCCCATTACAGTAGGCATCGAGGACATGTTTTTGAAGGCCAGTGTACCTCCTGATACTCCGAAAGATGGTACAACTGAGTATTACCAGGACCTGTTTCATGCTCTATGGGAGGCCTGTAACAGTTCCTCTAACACAGGTCGTGAGACCTTCCCATTGAGCGGAGGGAAAGGGTTAGCTGCGATCAGTGGAACCCGGTCTGTCAAGCTTCTTGAGGTGACTCCAAAGGTTCTGATAGGAGCTCTTGAGAGATACCTGTCTCCCTTTGTTGTCAGTGTTGCTGGGCGTTCACTTATCACCATTCTAAGAGGTAATGGGGTCATTGAGAATGTCATGTGGGAAGAAAGCGACTCAGATGCTGCTGTTGGTGCTGATGCATTGGTTCCATACTCCATGGAAAACAATCTCCAGCTTCAGCACATTGATGATGACGAAATTGGGATTGGTGCGCAGAGGTTTGCTCATCTAAGCAAGAGGGATATGGGTGTCGTGCGCGTTCTGATATTCCTGCCACCCAGGTATCACCTCCTCTTCTCAATGGAAGTAGGCTATGCCTCTACACTGGTCAGGATTAGAACAGATCATTGGCCATGTTTGGCatatgttgatgaatatttgGAGGCGTTGCTGCAATAG
- the LOC123406008 gene encoding uncharacterized protein LOC123406008, whose product MVGVSGAVQWWEESQLRILVLASLVIQYILIVSSAARKLPIRSWFRPVIWLAYLGSDAIAIYALATLFNRHRKPHDDGDGHGDSNSILEVLWAPILLIHLGGQDGITAYNIEDNELWTRHIFTAVTQVTVAVYIFCKSWPGGNDRNLLVAAILLFIPGILKCIEKPLALRRASINSLVSSGEPIQRSIHTHKLKFDPLEDFIDKATSPIGANEYLLTSATPVDFTPYKLFVDLASPSVDDRIRMLLSFSTLDGNHAYCKLQHWLSNTFLILYTKEKVFSISFLKQIDLSSSSTSRNIFKLTASLAVNSGLVLRALALYLPFIALVIFHHSNREVYSQDDVKVTYTLLCCTAALEFPAMVVRIISRDTEERRQRSSDVVSTDEKPDFDDKVSQYSLIGLLVRNSEHSKMMRIVGVLGCTDFLQQHWHMKSCSSSFSITKVVLKYVKGGWEHHIRDVSSYRKFNDNRGQFTLGHEGCYEELGWSLEGAFDESVLLWHLATDFCYYDMGVSRSHHDYYYRCTQGSCPDAYSCPAWCGGSDHCEKAVQCREMSNYMMYLLFVNPEMLMPGTRRNLFTAAYDELKDIVAKTDGIIFEGYEEIGLTQMIIAAVDCGGPPPLGCTKQEQGGIVCDAWSIAKVLSNLPEEKMWDVIEGVWVEMLCFSAARCRGYLHAKGLATGVEYLTYVWLLLYYMGMETLAAKLQRADHHHHHNGGEQGDGPSSSHGCRASTAQEDAPGPSRSTGDATEEEHAKGQSAACYHDSDGIVEEIV is encoded by the coding sequence ATGGTGGGTGTCTCGGGCGCTGTTCAGTGGTGGGAGGAGTCGCAGCTGCGCATCCTCGTCCTTGCTAGCTTGGTGATTCAGTACATCCTCATTGTCTCTTCGGCCGCACGTAAGTTGCCCATCAGATCCTGGTTTAGACCTGTCATCTGGCTAGCATACCTTGGCAGTGATGCCATTGCAATCTATGCTCTCGCCACCCTCTTCAACCGCCATAGGAAGCCACATGACGATGGAGATGGACATGGTGACAGCAATAGCATCCTGGAGGTGTTGTGGGCACCTATCCTCTTGATACACCTCGGTGGACAAGATGGCATAACTGCCTACAACATCGAAGACAATGAGTTGTGGACGCGACACATCTTCACTGCAGTGACACAGGTCACCGTGGCTGTCTACATCTTCTGCAAATCATGGCCAGGCGGCAACGACAGGAATCTGCTTGTTGCTGCAATATTGCTATTCATCCCCGGTATCCTCAAATGCATCGAGAAGCCCTTGGCTCTCAGACGAGCTAGCATTAACAGCCTGGTGAGCTCCGGTGAGCCTATTCAGAGGTCAATACACACACATAAGCTCAAGTTTGATCCGCTGGAAGATTTCATTGACAAGGCAACCAGTCCTATTGGGGCAAATGAGTATCTTTTAACATCTGCTACACCGGTGGACTTTACTCCTTATAAGCTATTTGTGGATCTGGCATCTCCTTCTGTTGATGATCGGATCAGGATGCTACTCTCCTTCTCAACACTTGATGGCAACCATGCGTATTGTAAGCTGCAACATTGGCTCTCCAACACCTTCCTAATCCTCTACACCAAAGAAAAGGTGTTTTCCATCTCTTTTCTCAAACAAATTGATCTCTCATCATCATCCACTAGCCGCAATATCTTTAAACTTACGGCGTCACTAGCAGTAAATTCTGGTTTGGTTCTCCGTGCATTAGCTCTCTACCTTCCATTTATAGCCCTAGTCATCTTCCACCACAGTAACCGAGAAGTTTATAGTCAAGACGATGTCAAGGTTACGTATACCTTGCTATGTTGTACTGCTGCATTGGAGTTTCCAGCAATGGTCGTAAGGATCATTTCACGGGACACAGAAGAACGCCGTCAAAGGTCATCTGATGTGGTGTCAACGGATGAGAAGCCTGATTTCGATGATAAGGTTTCCCAGTACAGTCTTATAGGCCTCCTTGTCCGCAACAGTGAGCATTCCAAGATGATGAGGATCGTGGGAGTTTTGGGATGCACCGACTTCCTTCAGCAACATTGGCACATGAAGTCTTGCTCCTCATCCTTCAGCATTACAAAGGTAGTGCTCAAGTATGTGAAAGGTGGGTGGGAGCACCACATAAGAGATGTTTCCAGTTACAGGAAGTTCAATGATAACAGGGGCCAGTTTACTCTTGGGCATGAAGGGTGCTACGAGGAATTGGGATGGAGCTTGGAGGGTGCATTCGACGAGAGTGTTCTTCTCTGGCATCTCGCCACGGATTTCTGCTACTACGACAtgggtgtatctcgttctcaccatGACTACTACTACAGGTGCACACAAGGTTCATGTCCTGATGCTTATTCATGCCCTGCTTGGTGTGGAGGATCTGATCATTGTGAAAAGGCAGTTCAGTGCAGAGAAATGTCGAACTACATGATGTACCTACTGTTTGTGAATCCTGAGATGTTAATGCCAGGCACCAGAAGAAACCTCTTCACGGCCGCCTATGATGAATTGAAGGACATCGTCGCGAAAACAGATGGCATCATCTTCGAAGGATATGAGGAGATAGGGCTTACACAGATGATAATTGCTGCAGTTGATTGTGGAGGACCTCCACCTCTGGGTTGTACCAAGCAGGAACAGGGAGGAATTGTGTGTGATGCTTGGAGCATTGCCAAAGTGTTGTCCAATCTGCCTGAAGAGAAGATGTGGGATGTGATCGAAGGCGTGTGGGTGGAGATGTTGTGCTTCTCCGCCGCTAGATGCAGAGGATACCTCCACGCCAAGGGTCTGGCCACCGGTGTGGAATACCTCACCTATGTCTGGCTCCTGTTGTACTACATGGGTATGGAGACTTTGGCCGCCAAACTGCAGAGGgcggatcatcatcatcaccacaaCGGAGGAGAGCAAGGGGATGGCCCTTCAAGTTCTCATGGCTGCAGGGCCAGCACTGCCCAAGAGGACGCCCCTGGtccatcaagatcaactggtgacGCCACTGAAGAAGAACATGCCAAAGGTCAGTCTGCCGCCTGTTACCATGACAGTGATGGCATAGTGGAAGAAATCGTCTGA